One Capra hircus breed San Clemente chromosome 29, ASM170441v1, whole genome shotgun sequence genomic region harbors:
- the FAM181B gene encoding protein FAM181B, whose translation MAVQAALLSTHPFVPFGFGGSPDGLGGAFGALDKGCCFEDEETGTPAGSLLAGAESGDAREATRDLLSFIDSASSNIKLALDKPGKSKRKVNHRKYLQKQIKRCSGLMGAAPPGPPSPGAADMPAKRPLAGAQTVPVPAHGKAAPRREASQAAAAASLQSRSLAALFDSLRHVPGGADPARAAEAAPAAGLVGGDTACSAGGPAVPGSRKVPLRARNLPPSFFTEPSRAGGGGGGCGPSGPGVSLGDLEKGSEAAEFFELLGPDYGAGTEAGALLAAEPLDVFPAGAAVLRGPPELEPGLFESQPAMVGSLLYPEPWSAPGGPATKKPPLPAPGGGLTLNEPLRSVYPAAADSPGGDDGPGLLASFAPFFSDCALPPAPPPPPQQVSYDYSAGYSRTAFPGLWRPDGAWEGAPGEEGAPRD comes from the coding sequence ATGGCAGTCCAGGCGGCGCTCCTCAGCACGCACCCCTTCGTCCCCTTCGGCTTCGGGGGCTCCCCGGACGGGCTGGGAGGCGCCTTCGGAGCCCTGGACAAGGGCTGCTGTTTCGAGGATGAGGAGACCGGGACGCCGGCGGGCTCGCTGCTGGCGGGCGCCGAGAGCGGGGACGCGCGCGAGGCCACCCGCGACCTGCTCAGCTTCATCGACTCCGCGTCTAGCAACATCAAGCTGGCCCTGGACAAGCCCGGCAAATCGAAGCGGAAGGTGAACCACCGCAAGTACCTGCAGAAGCAGATCAAGCGCTGCAGCGGCCTCATGGGCGCCGCGCCCCCGGGCCCGCCCTCCCCGGGCGCCGCCGACATGCCTGCCAAGCGCCCGCTCGCCGGCGCCCAGACGGTCCCGGTCCCGGCCCACGGCAAGGCGGCTCCCCGGCGGGAGGCGTCGCAGGCCGCAGCTGCCGCCAGCCTGCAGAGCCGGAGCCTGGCCGCGCTCTTCGACTCGCTGCGCCACGTCCCCGGGGGCGCCGATCCGGCCAGGGCTGCGGAGGCGGCGCCCGCGGCCGGGCTCGTGGGAGGGGACACGGCCTGCTCCGCGGGCGGCCCGGCGGTCCCTGGCTCCAGGAAGGTCCCGCTGCGGGCTCGCAACCTGCCGCCGTCCTTCTTCACCGAGCCGTcccgggcgggcggcggcggcggcgggtgcGGCCCGTCGGGGCCCGGCGTGAGCCTGGGTGACTTGGAGAAGGGCTCAGAGGCCGCCGAGTTCTTCGAGCTTCTGGGGCCCGACTACGGCGCGGGCACCGAGGCGGGTGCCCTACTTGCCGCGGAGCCTCTCGATGTGTTCCCCGCCGGGGCCGCCGTCCTGCGGGGACCCCCGGAGCTGGAGCCCGGCCTCTTTGAGTCCCAGCCCGCGATGGTGGGGAGCCTACTGTACCCCGAGCCCTGGAGCGCCCCGGGCGGCCCCGCGACCAAGAAGCCGCCCCTGCCCGCGCCCGGCGGTGGCTTGACCTTGAACGAGCCCTTGCGCTCCGTTTACCCCGCCGCCGCGGACTCTCCCGGAGGGGACGACGGGCCCGGCCTCTTGGCCTCGTTCGCTCCCTTCTTCTCAGACTGCGCTCTGCccccggcgccgccgccgccgccccaaCAGGTGTCCTACGACTACAGCGCGGGCTACAGCCGCACGGCGTTCCCCGGCCTTTGGAGACCCGACGGGGCTTGGGAAGGGGCGCCCGGCGAGGAGGGGGCGCCCCGGGACTGA